The following proteins are co-located in the Abditibacteriaceae bacterium genome:
- the rpe gene encoding ribulose-phosphate 3-epimerase has protein sequence MVNSGQKWPRAGRDVVIAPSMLAADWSRAGEVATQLAQLGCEWLHFDAMDGHFVPNLTMGPMFLQALRAHSSLHFDAHLMIERPGERIADFLAVGAESISVHVEGNAHLHRLVGQIKEGGARAGAVLNPATPVETLDVLLDNLDYVLVMSVNPGFGGQQFLPLALEKMRRLSEMRVQRGLEFLIQVDGGVAPATARDIVAAGADVLVCGSALFKGDLAESVATLRDACDEGVQARS, from the coding sequence ATGGTGAATAGTGGGCAAAAGTGGCCGCGCGCGGGCCGCGATGTCGTGATTGCGCCATCGATGCTGGCTGCCGATTGGTCGCGTGCCGGAGAAGTTGCGACTCAATTGGCGCAATTGGGCTGCGAATGGCTGCACTTCGACGCGATGGACGGCCATTTTGTGCCCAACCTGACGATGGGGCCGATGTTTCTCCAAGCATTACGCGCCCATTCGTCGCTGCACTTCGATGCACACCTGATGATCGAACGCCCCGGCGAACGCATCGCCGATTTTCTGGCAGTAGGTGCCGAAAGTATTTCCGTTCATGTCGAGGGAAACGCGCATCTGCACCGATTGGTCGGACAAATTAAGGAAGGTGGCGCGCGCGCGGGGGCGGTTCTCAATCCCGCGACGCCTGTTGAAACGCTGGACGTTCTACTCGACAACCTCGATTATGTTCTGGTGATGAGCGTGAATCCGGGTTTTGGCGGGCAGCAGTTTTTGCCGCTCGCGCTGGAAAAAATGCGTCGTTTGTCGGAGATGCGCGTGCAGCGCGGTTTAGAATTCTTGATTCAGGTTGATGGTGGCGTTGCACCGGCAACCGCGCGCGATATTGTCGCCGCTGGAGCCGATGTTCTGGTTTGCGGTTCGGCTTTGTTCAAGGGCGACTTAGCCGAAAGCGTTGCGACTTTGCGCGACGCGTGTGACGAGGGCGTTCAGGCCCGATCGTAA